One genomic region from Microcystis panniformis FACHB-1757 encodes:
- a CDS encoding AbrB family transcriptional regulator: protein MSDISPTPLTGKALLQKVKELSHLPRRETAKRCGYYSQSKDGQVRVNLTDFYDAVLGAKGVPLDPEGTKDGRGREPTFRVSVHKNGQIVIGSTYTEQMNLQPGDEFEIKLGYKHIHLKQTESEEPVEA from the coding sequence ATGAGTGACATCTCTCCTACTCCCCTAACCGGGAAAGCTCTACTACAAAAAGTCAAAGAGTTATCCCACTTACCCCGTCGCGAAACGGCAAAACGTTGTGGTTACTACTCTCAAAGTAAAGATGGCCAAGTTCGGGTCAATTTAACCGACTTTTACGATGCTGTTTTAGGTGCAAAAGGGGTTCCTCTCGATCCCGAAGGCACTAAAGATGGCCGCGGCCGCGAACCCACTTTCCGGGTTAGTGTCCACAAAAATGGTCAAATCGTCATCGGTTCCACCTATACCGAACAAATGAACTTGCAGCCCGGCGATGAGTTTGAAATCAAACTTGGCTACAAGCACATCCACCTCAAACAAACGGAATCAGAAGAACCGGTAGAAGCTTAA
- a CDS encoding purple acid phosphatase family protein — protein sequence MNKNQLLSEPFLQLPTETSIQVVWFTEFFGTRHQVRYGEKLEKMVPARTSKLTRVREDAQSRTLEAYQSLTEREIWRHQAEITDLNPGERIPYQVTSFQENTAIRSDIYTLTPRPKKGTNLKILLTSDHQLMPMTAANLQKVSETIGQVDAVFLAGDLVNIPDRASEWFDDSRGGAFFPCLQGRANYTLTKNGIQTIYKGGKIIQNAPLFSAIGNHEVMGRFSNSTGLNEQFEDAIPEFIAKQLAADTAAINETWLKNHAFNTETYEEIFSLPQNKYYSLTFGDIRLVVLYVTNIWRNPNLEPSTKGRYYENQRDLDRSDLWGYGQHIFEPIAQGSTQYQWLEKELNSREFQEAKYKVVMFHHPPHTLGGNIVPPYTDPVPTIKRDATGKVRSVRYDYPQENDYIIRDLIPLLESAKVNLVFYGHSHLWNRFLSPKGMNFLESSNVGNSYGAHLGDKKRPVPLDRNYGSVGNPNRLPAIIPNIAPLVDWVNQPLPYIASNDLTVFSILDTEKGTVSSYRFDTRYPDSEVIKFDEFDLFGVGEV from the coding sequence ATGAACAAGAATCAACTTTTAAGCGAACCTTTTTTACAATTACCCACCGAAACATCAATACAAGTGGTTTGGTTTACGGAATTTTTTGGCACTCGTCATCAAGTCCGCTACGGGGAAAAACTAGAGAAAATGGTCCCCGCTCGCACTAGCAAATTAACTAGAGTTAGAGAAGATGCTCAATCGAGAACCCTTGAAGCTTATCAATCTTTAACCGAGCGAGAAATCTGGCGACATCAGGCAGAAATTACTGATTTAAATCCCGGGGAAAGGATTCCCTATCAAGTCACCAGTTTTCAGGAAAATACAGCGATTAGAAGTGATATTTATACCCTTACCCCAAGACCAAAAAAAGGAACTAATCTCAAAATTTTGCTCACTTCCGATCATCAATTAATGCCCATGACTGCCGCTAATTTGCAAAAAGTTAGCGAAACTATTGGACAAGTAGATGCAGTTTTTTTAGCAGGAGATTTAGTTAATATACCCGATCGAGCTTCCGAATGGTTTGATGATAGTCGCGGTGGGGCATTCTTTCCCTGTTTACAAGGTCGTGCCAATTATACTCTTACAAAGAATGGTATTCAGACTATTTATAAAGGGGGGAAAATTATTCAAAATGCGCCCTTATTTTCTGCTATTGGTAATCATGAAGTTATGGGCAGATTTTCTAATTCCACAGGTTTAAATGAACAGTTTGAAGATGCTATTCCTGAATTTATTGCTAAACAACTAGCAGCGGATACAGCAGCAATTAATGAAACCTGGTTAAAAAATCATGCTTTTAACACAGAAACCTACGAAGAAATTTTTTCTTTACCTCAAAATAAATATTATTCTCTCACCTTTGGTGATATTCGTTTAGTGGTTTTATATGTTACTAATATCTGGAGAAATCCCAATTTAGAACCCAGTACAAAGGGAAGATATTACGAAAATCAAAGAGATTTAGATAGGTCAGATCTCTGGGGTTACGGTCAGCATATTTTTGAGCCAATTGCTCAGGGCAGTACTCAATATCAATGGCTAGAAAAAGAATTAAATAGTCGAGAATTTCAAGAGGCTAAATATAAAGTAGTTATGTTTCATCATCCTCCCCATACCCTAGGAGGAAATATCGTGCCACCCTACACCGATCCCGTGCCGACAATTAAACGGGATGCCACGGGAAAAGTTAGATCGGTACGTTATGATTATCCCCAAGAAAATGATTATATTATTCGTGATCTAATTCCTTTATTAGAATCAGCCAAGGTTAATTTGGTTTTTTATGGTCATTCCCATTTATGGAATCGTTTTCTTAGTCCTAAGGGTATGAATTTTCTCGAATCTTCTAACGTTGGTAATAGTTATGGCGCTCATTTAGGTGATAAAAAACGTCCTGTACCTCTCGATAGAAATTATGGGAGCGTCGGTAATCCCAATCGATTACCAGCAATTATCCCAAACATTGCTCCTCTAGTGGATTGGGTTAATCAACCTTTACCCTATATTGCCAGTAATGATCTGACGGTTTTTAGCATTTTAGATACAGAAAAAGGAACCGTGAGCAGTTATCGTTTTGATACTCGTTATCCTGACTCGGAAGTAATTAAATTTGATGAATTTGACCTTTTTGGCGTAGGTGAAGTATAA
- a CDS encoding winged helix-turn-helix transcriptional regulator — translation MFGLKICLSPISQKVLTQQLELDGLIHREVYPEIPPKVEYSLTAFGETLKPIILEMHQLGIEKNTRL, via the coding sequence TTGTTTGGGCTTAAAATTTGTTTAAGTCCCATTAGTCAAAAAGTTCTCACCCAACAACTAGAGTTAGATGGACTGATTCACCGAGAAGTTTATCCAGAAATTCCTCCTAAAGTTGAATATTCTTTAACCGCTTTCGGAGAAACCCTGAAACCGATTATTCTGGAAATGCACCAATTAGGAATTGAGAAAAATACCAGACTTTAA
- a CDS encoding protochlorophyllide reductase yields MVQDQKPTVIITGTTSGVGLYAAKSLAQRGWFVVMACRDIPKMEQAAKELNIPRDNYCIEFIDLGSLDSVRRFVKNFRALGRPLTALVCNAAIYLPLLKEPLRSPDGYELSMATNHLGHFLLSNLLLEDLKNSPSPDRRLVILGTVTHNPDELGGKIPPRPDLGDLEGFAKGFKEPITMADGKKFESVKAYKDSKVCNVLTMRELHKRYHESTGITFTSLYPGCVADTPLFRNHYPFFQQFFPWFQKNITGGYVSQELAGERVALVVADPEYRQSGAYWSWGNRQKKEGKSFVQRVSPQARDEERGEKMWEYSAKLVGLA; encoded by the coding sequence ATGGTACAAGATCAAAAACCCACGGTAATCATTACTGGGACAACTTCTGGAGTCGGTCTCTACGCCGCTAAATCCCTTGCTCAAAGAGGTTGGTTTGTGGTTATGGCCTGTCGGGATATCCCGAAAATGGAACAGGCGGCCAAGGAATTAAACATTCCCCGGGATAACTACTGTATTGAATTTATCGACCTCGGTTCCCTCGATAGCGTCCGGCGCTTCGTTAAAAATTTCCGGGCCTTGGGCAGACCTCTAACCGCTTTAGTCTGCAATGCCGCTATCTATCTACCTTTGCTCAAAGAACCCTTAAGAAGTCCCGACGGTTATGAATTGAGCATGGCCACCAATCATTTAGGTCATTTCCTCTTGTCGAATTTGCTCTTGGAAGACCTAAAAAATTCCCCCTCTCCCGACCGGCGTTTAGTCATTCTCGGTACTGTCACCCATAATCCCGATGAATTAGGCGGTAAAATTCCTCCTCGTCCCGATTTGGGCGATTTGGAGGGGTTTGCCAAGGGTTTCAAAGAGCCGATTACTATGGCCGACGGCAAAAAATTTGAATCGGTCAAAGCCTACAAAGATAGTAAGGTGTGTAATGTTCTCACCATGCGGGAACTGCACAAACGCTATCACGAATCCACCGGAATCACTTTTACTTCCCTCTATCCGGGTTGTGTGGCCGATACACCCCTTTTCCGCAATCATTACCCCTTTTTCCAGCAGTTTTTCCCCTGGTTCCAGAAAAATATCACCGGTGGCTATGTTTCCCAAGAATTAGCCGGGGAAAGAGTCGCCCTGGTGGTGGCTGACCCCGAATACCGTCAATCCGGCGCTTACTGGAGTTGGGGCAACCGTCAGAAAAAAGAGGGTAAATCTTTTGTACAAAGGGTTTCTCCTCAAGCTCGCGACGAGGAAAGAGGCGAAAAAATGTGGGAATACAGCGCTAAATTA
- a CDS encoding succinate dehydrogenase/fumarate reductase iron-sulfur subunit encodes MEVSFKILRQRPNDTPYLENFTLEVEAGNTILDCLNRIKWELDGTLAFRKNCRNTICGSCAMKINGRSALACQQNIASELNHCSQKDAGEIPEITIAPLGNLPIIRDLIVNMQPFWDDLERVEPYISSQARTIPEREFLQTPEERANLNQMGNCIMCGACYSECNAKQVNPDFVGPHALAKAQRTLADSRDGNQEGRLELYNQGTAGVWGCTRCYFCNAVCPMEVAPMDQIGKIKQEILARKSADSSRPIRHRKVLVELVKAGGWVDERQFGLYVLGNYWRDLQGLLSIAPLGLRMITKGKFPTSFEASEGTEEVRGLITAIQNSRSR; translated from the coding sequence ATGGAAGTTTCTTTTAAAATTCTGCGTCAACGACCCAACGACACCCCCTACCTAGAAAATTTTACCCTAGAGGTGGAGGCCGGAAATACAATTCTCGACTGCCTTAATCGCATCAAATGGGAACTTGATGGAACTTTGGCCTTTCGTAAAAATTGCCGCAATACAATTTGTGGCAGCTGTGCCATGAAAATTAACGGTCGTTCGGCCTTGGCTTGTCAACAAAATATCGCCAGTGAATTAAACCATTGTAGCCAAAAAGATGCCGGAGAAATTCCCGAAATCACGATCGCCCCTCTGGGGAATTTACCGATTATCCGGGATTTAATCGTCAATATGCAACCGTTTTGGGACGATTTAGAAAGGGTTGAACCTTATATTAGTAGTCAAGCGCGCACCATTCCCGAACGAGAATTTCTGCAAACTCCAGAAGAAAGAGCCAATCTCAATCAGATGGGTAACTGCATTATGTGCGGGGCCTGTTATTCGGAATGTAACGCCAAGCAAGTCAATCCCGATTTTGTCGGGCCCCACGCTTTAGCAAAAGCGCAGCGCACCCTAGCAGATTCTCGCGATGGTAATCAAGAAGGTCGTCTAGAACTTTATAACCAAGGCACCGCAGGGGTTTGGGGGTGTACCCGTTGCTATTTCTGTAATGCGGTTTGTCCTATGGAAGTGGCTCCTATGGATCAGATCGGTAAAATTAAACAGGAAATACTCGCTCGCAAGTCGGCCGATAGTAGTCGTCCCATTCGTCACCGGAAAGTTTTAGTGGAATTAGTCAAAGCAGGAGGATGGGTGGATGAACGCCAATTCGGCCTCTATGTGCTGGGCAATTATTGGCGCGATTTACAGGGTTTATTAAGTATTGCCCCCTTGGGATTGCGGATGATTACTAAGGGTAAATTTCCCACTTCCTTTGAAGCTTCCGAGGGAACCGAGGAAGTGAGAGGTTTAATTACTGCCATTCAAAATTCTCGCTCTCGATAG
- a CDS encoding CPBP family intramembrane glutamic endopeptidase, whose protein sequence is MDMAALIKIIIFLLAWLILWLPIAIGLGSRLGWQPLQGTKPDQKLPLVASLYALAPLVIWGLLKIEGSSLHNYGLIWSFSLFISLTKGLILAVVGLGIIFFLEGILAWVHWQPKNLTRAFALSLPLLIVALWVGITEELIFRGIFLSQLSQEYGFWVAGAISSLIFALLHLLWERQQTLPQLPGLFLMGMVLVWARAIDHGSLGLAWGLHSGWVWGLALLDSAELMSYSDSGLVWVKGIYNQPLAGLAGILCLLGTAWGLNLFQ, encoded by the coding sequence ATGGACATGGCTGCCTTAATAAAAATTATTATTTTCCTGTTAGCCTGGTTAATTCTCTGGCTGCCCATTGCCATTGGTTTAGGGAGTCGTTTGGGATGGCAACCGCTGCAAGGGACAAAACCTGACCAGAAATTGCCCCTAGTGGCCTCTCTTTACGCCTTGGCTCCCTTAGTTATCTGGGGATTATTGAAGATAGAGGGGAGCAGCCTCCATAATTACGGATTAATTTGGTCATTTTCCCTATTTATCTCCCTAACCAAAGGATTAATCTTGGCAGTGGTGGGATTAGGGATAATTTTTTTCCTAGAGGGGATTTTGGCCTGGGTACATTGGCAGCCCAAAAATCTAACTCGCGCTTTTGCCTTGAGTTTACCCCTGTTGATAGTGGCCCTCTGGGTGGGTATTACCGAGGAATTAATCTTTAGGGGCATCTTTTTGAGTCAATTAAGCCAAGAATACGGTTTTTGGGTGGCGGGAGCCATTTCTAGCCTAATTTTTGCCCTGCTGCATCTGCTTTGGGAACGTCAGCAAACGCTGCCGCAACTACCCGGTTTATTTCTGATGGGGATGGTTCTGGTCTGGGCGCGGGCGATCGATCATGGTAGTTTAGGATTAGCTTGGGGACTTCATAGCGGTTGGGTATGGGGATTAGCTTTGCTAGACAGTGCCGAATTGATGTCTTACAGCGATTCTGGGTTAGTTTGGGTCAAAGGTATCTATAACCAACCTTTAGCGGGTTTAGCGGGTATTCTTTGCCTCTTGGGGACAGCTTGGGGGTTAAACTTGTTTCAGTAG
- the rimM gene encoding ribosome maturation factor RimM (Essential for efficient processing of 16S rRNA), whose amino-acid sequence MEENWLEIGTIVAPQGLEGELRVLSVSDFPERFQKRGIRGIQGTQGGEIREITLLRGRELPGKNVYIIKLEGVENREQAEALRGYKLWANKLEKPRLKADEYHVSELVNLEVYHHLTGEKIGVVVDILWAGNDILAVQLEANLASVKKKSPSSDSEATALVPFVKEIVPLVDLKAARIEIAPPPGLLEINLS is encoded by the coding sequence ATGGAAGAAAATTGGCTAGAAATTGGGACAATAGTAGCACCCCAGGGACTGGAGGGAGAATTGCGAGTTTTATCGGTATCAGATTTTCCCGAACGTTTTCAGAAGCGAGGTATTAGGGGAATACAAGGGACTCAAGGGGGAGAAATCCGAGAAATTACTCTGCTCAGGGGACGTGAGCTACCGGGCAAAAATGTTTATATTATCAAGTTAGAGGGGGTTGAAAATCGGGAACAGGCCGAAGCTTTGCGCGGATATAAATTATGGGCGAATAAACTAGAAAAACCTCGCCTAAAAGCGGATGAATATCATGTTAGTGAGCTAGTAAACTTAGAAGTTTATCATCACCTGACAGGAGAAAAAATCGGGGTTGTAGTAGATATTTTGTGGGCGGGTAATGACATTTTAGCAGTGCAACTAGAAGCAAATCTAGCTTCCGTCAAGAAAAAAAGTCCATCCTCCGACTCAGAGGCCACGGCCCTGGTCCCCTTTGTCAAAGAAATTGTTCCACTGGTGGATCTGAAAGCGGCACGCATCGAGATTGCGCCACCACCGGGGTTATTAGAGATCAATTTATCCTAG